In Phacochoerus africanus isolate WHEZ1 chromosome 14, ROS_Pafr_v1, whole genome shotgun sequence, one genomic interval encodes:
- the LOC125114664 gene encoding keratin-associated protein 4-11-like isoform X6, giving the protein MVSSCCGSVCSDQGCGQDLCQETCCSPSCCQPTCCRTTCCRPSCCVSTCCRPQCCQSSCCQPTCSQPRCCISSCCRPQCCQSVCCQPTCSQPRCCISSCCRPQCCQSVCCRPQCCQSVCCQPTCSQPRCCISSCCRPPCCHPCCCLRPICGRVSCHTTCYRPTCVISTCPRPTCCASSCC; this is encoded by the exons ATGGTCAGCTCGTGTTGTGGCTCCGTCTGCTCTGACCAGGGCTGTGGCCAAGACCTCTGCCAGGAGAcctgctgcagccccagctgctgccagccCACCTGCTGCAGGACCACCTGCTGCCGCCCCAGCTGCTGCGTGTCCACCTGCTGCAGGCCCCAATGCTGCCAGTCCTCGTGCTGCCAGCCCACCTGCTCTCAGCCCCGCTGCTGCATctccagctgctgcaggcccCAATGCTGCCAGTCTGTGTGCTGCCAGCCCACCTGCTCTCAGCCCCGCTGCTGCATctccagctgctgcaggcccCAATGCTGCCAGTCTGT ctgctgcaggcccCAATGCTGCCAGTCTGTGTGCTGCCAGCCCACCTGCTCTCAGCCCCGCTGCTGCATCTCTAGCTGCTGCAGGCCCCC CTGCTGCCACCCCTGCTGCTGCCTGCGCCCCATCTGTGGCCGGGTCTCCTGCCACACCACTTGCTACCGCCCCACCTGTGTCATCtccacctgcccccgccccacgtGCTgtgcctcctcctgctgctga
- the LOC125114664 gene encoding keratin-associated protein 4-9-like isoform X4: MVSSCCGSVCSDQGCGQDLCQETCCSPSCCQPTCCRTTCCRPSCCVSTCCRPQCCQSSCCQPTCSQPRCCISSCCRPQCCQSVCCQPTCSQPRCCISSCCRPQCCQSVCCQPTCSQPRCCISSCCRPQCCQSSCCQPTCSQPRCCISSCCRPQCCHCCHPCCCLRPICGRVSCHTTCYRPTCVISTCPRPTCCASSCC, from the exons ATGGTCAGCTCGTGTTGTGGCTCCGTCTGCTCTGACCAGGGCTGTGGCCAAGACCTCTGCCAGGAGAcctgctgcagccccagctgctgccagccCACCTGCTGCAGGACCACCTGCTGCCGCCCCAGCTGCTGCGTGTCCACCTGCTGCAGGCCCCAATGCTGCCAGTCCTCGTGCTGCCAGCCCACCTGCTCTCAGCCCCGCTGCTGCATctccagctgctgcaggcccCAATGCTGCCAGTCTGTGTGCTGCCAGCCCACCTGCTCTCAGCCCCGCTGCTGCATctccagctgctgcaggcccCAATGCTGCCAGTCTGTGTGCTGCCAGCCCACCTGCTCTCAGCCCCGCTGCTGCATctccagctgctgcaggcccCAATGCTGCCAGTCCTCGTGCTGCCAGCCCACCTGCTCTCAGCCCCGCTGCTGCATctccagctgctgcaggcccCAATGCTGCCA CTGCTGCCACCCCTGCTGCTGCCTGCGCCCCATCTGTGGCCGGGTCTCCTGCCACACCACTTGCTACCGCCCCACCTGTGTCATCtccacctgcccccgccccacgtGCTgtgcctcctcctgctgctga
- the LOC125114664 gene encoding keratin-associated protein 4-8-like isoform X5 codes for MVSSCCGSVCSDQGCGQDLCQETCCSPSCCQPTCCRTTCCRPSCCVSTCCRPQCCQSSCCQPTCSQPRCCISSCCRPQCCQSVCCQPTCSQPRCCISSCCRPQCCQSVCCRPQCCQSVCCQPTCSQPRCCISSCCRPPCCQPSCCGSSPCGSSCCHPCCCLRPICGRVSCHTTCYRPTCVISTCPRPTCCASSCC; via the exons ATGGTCAGCTCGTGTTGTGGCTCCGTCTGCTCTGACCAGGGCTGTGGCCAAGACCTCTGCCAGGAGAcctgctgcagccccagctgctgccagccCACCTGCTGCAGGACCACCTGCTGCCGCCCCAGCTGCTGCGTGTCCACCTGCTGCAGGCCCCAATGCTGCCAGTCCTCGTGCTGCCAGCCCACCTGCTCTCAGCCCCGCTGCTGCATctccagctgctgcaggcccCAATGCTGCCAGTCTGTGTGCTGCCAGCCCACCTGCTCTCAGCCCCGCTGCTGCATctccagctgctgcaggcccCAATGCTGCCAGTCTGT ctgctgcaggcccCAATGCTGCCAGTCTGTGTGCTGCCAGCCCACCTGCTCTCAGCCCCGCTGCTGCATCTCTAGCTGCTGCAGGCCCCCGTGCTGCCAgccctcctgctgtggctccagccccTGTGGCTCCAGCTGCTGCCACCCCTGCTGCTGCCTGCGCCCCATCTGTGGCCGGGTCTCCTGCCACACCACTTGCTACCGCCCCACCTGTGTCATCtccacctgcccccgccccacgtGCTgtgcctcctcctgctgctga
- the LOC125114664 gene encoding keratin-associated protein 4-9-like isoform X3, with protein MVSSCCGSVCSDQGCGQDLCQETCCSPSCCQPTCCRTTCCRPSCCVPQCCQSVCCQPTCSQPRCCISSCCRPQCCQSVCCQPTCSQPRCCISSCCRPQCCQSSCCQPTCSQPRCCISSCCRPQCCQSVCCQPTCSQPRCCISSCCRPPCCQPSCCGSSPCGSSCCHPCCCLRPICGRVSCHTTCYRPTCVISTCPRPTCCASSCC; from the exons ATGGTCAGCTCGTGTTGTGGCTCCGTCTGCTCTGACCAGGGCTGTGGCCAAGACCTCTGCCAGGAGAcctgctgcagccccagctgctgccagccCACCTGCTGCAGGACCACCTGCTGCCGCCCCAGCTGCTGCGT gcccCAATGCTGCCAGTCTGTGTGCTGCCAGCCCACCTGCTCTCAGCCCCGCTGCTGCATctccagctgctgcaggcccCAATGCTGCCAGTCTGTGTGCTGCCAGCCCACCTGCTCTCAGCCCCGCTGCTGCATctccagctgctgcaggcccCAATGCTGCCAGTCCTCGTGCTGCCAGCCCACCTGCTCTCAGCCCCGCTGCTGCATctccagctgctgcaggcccCAATGCTGCCAGTCTGTGTGCTGCCAGCCCACCTGCTCTCAGCCCCGCTGCTGCATCTCTAGCTGCTGCAGGCCCCCGTGCTGCCAgccctcctgctgtggctccagccccTGTGGCTCCAGCTGCTGCCACCCCTGCTGCTGCCTGCGCCCCATCTGTGGCCGGGTCTCCTGCCACACCACTTGCTACCGCCCCACCTGTGTCATCtccacctgcccccgccccacgtGCTgtgcctcctcctgctgctga
- the LOC125114664 gene encoding keratin-associated protein 4-7-like isoform X2: MVSSCCGSVCSDQGCGQDLCQETCCSPSCCQPTCCRTTCCRPSCCVSTCCRPQCCQSSCCQPTCSQPRCCISSCCRPQCCQSVCCQPTCSQPRCCISSCCRPQCCQSVCCQPTCSQPRCCISSCCRPQCCQSSCCRPQCCQSVCCQPTCSQPRCCISSCCRPPCCQPSCCGSSPCGSSCCHPCCCLRPICGRVSCHTTCYRPTCVISTCPRPTCCASSCC, translated from the exons ATGGTCAGCTCGTGTTGTGGCTCCGTCTGCTCTGACCAGGGCTGTGGCCAAGACCTCTGCCAGGAGAcctgctgcagccccagctgctgccagccCACCTGCTGCAGGACCACCTGCTGCCGCCCCAGCTGCTGCGTGTCCACCTGCTGCAGGCCCCAATGCTGCCAGTCCTCGTGCTGCCAGCCCACCTGCTCTCAGCCCCGCTGCTGCATctccagctgctgcaggcccCAATGCTGCCAGTCTGTGTGCTGCCAGCCCACCTGCTCTCAGCCCCGCTGCTGCATctccagctgctgcaggcccCAATGCTGCCAGTCTGTGTGCTGCCAGCCCACCTGCTCTCAGCCCCGCTGCTGCATctccagctgctgcaggcccCAATGCTGCCAGTCCTC ctgctgcaggcccCAATGCTGCCAGTCTGTGTGCTGCCAGCCCACCTGCTCTCAGCCCCGCTGCTGCATCTCTAGCTGCTGCAGGCCCCCGTGCTGCCAgccctcctgctgtggctccagccccTGTGGCTCCAGCTGCTGCCACCCCTGCTGCTGCCTGCGCCCCATCTGTGGCCGGGTCTCCTGCCACACCACTTGCTACCGCCCCACCTGTGTCATCtccacctgcccccgccccacgtGCTgtgcctcctcctgctgctga